In a genomic window of Drosophila takahashii strain IR98-3 E-12201 chromosome 3L, DtakHiC1v2, whole genome shotgun sequence:
- the Blos3 gene encoding biogenesis of lysosome-related organelles complex 1 subunit 3, translating to MADLVSGEASESDEELQDKHKIFAAEVPGEASEEEDDEDIYEQQRTSSQVNSTASIYRNNLLQRKLIESNIAIWRSLTAFTRSFVLNASKQLVTTDQMLIKSQVNLQSAHTSLQQAQRNAQELQSRVAAVMTSSFLPHVNIQKAS from the exons ATGGCGGATTTGGTGAGCGGAGAGGCCTCCGAATCGGATGAGGAACTGCAGGACAAGCACAAG ATTTTTGCAGCTGAAGTTCCGGGGGAAGCCTCCGAAGAAGAGGACGACGAAGACATTTACGAACAACAACGAACCAGCAGCCAGGTGAACAGCACGGCATCCATTTACCGGAACAATCTGCTCCAGCGGAAACTCA TTGAAAGCAACATTGCCATTTGGAGATCGCTCACTGCCTTCACCCGCAGCTTTGTGCTGAATGCCTCCAAGCAGCTCGTGACCACTGACCAAATGCTCATCAAATCCCAGGTGAATCTGCAGTCGGCACACACATCTCTTCAACAGGCCCAAAGGAACGCCCAGGAACTGCAATCCCGGGTGGCTGCCGTAATGACCAGCAGCTTCCTACCGCATGTAAACATCCAGAAAGCTAGCTGA
- the Rad9 gene encoding cell cycle checkpoint control protein RAD9A isoform X2 has protein sequence MFIEIDQQSLQMRAINATQSAVGSISFKRSMFEVFEPPISDFYCKISMKGCLAVFRNMNEVEYCELNILDNQTNLQVNLRCKLETTKEATISIIDDQNINTNINTDQMPNIIRGDHKLFTDISNNFNSSEEELTWEANSGSVVAKNYIEGARVNDKFMRTQLKLKPSEFDQYQVTKETIITFCIKEFRAFLLFAECLNASLTLEFDEAGMPFLLKIKKHGEIECLLIMSTLSPDDVSFSEDYCQRDLTVQDSDVQETASKRKSSANKSSKRKSSSSEAAAVQPKRRLEESQLETSLESPLFPFRHSEAPSVQQPRNLAEVDTVVLIEDEAEQEALMLAAADAALEASMAPAPPPANSTELCFINTDNSREGKPPESSSDEGETIPQSPERPNKMRTIFSRCFQSTYVPREPSPNTQIYAPNSDTED, from the exons ATGTTCATCGAGATTGATCAGCAGTCCTTGCAAATGAGGGCTATAAACGCCACTCAGTCGGCGGTGGGCAGCATCTCCTTTAAAAGGTCCATGTTTGAGGTCTTCGAACCGCCGATCTCGGATTTCTACTGCAAGATATCTATGAAGGGATGTTTGGCAGTATTCCGCAACATGAACGAG GTGGAGTACTGCGAACTCAATATACTGGACAATCAGACCAACCTACAGGTGAACCTCCGCTGCAAGCTGGAGACCACAAAGGAGGCGACCATATCCATCATAGATGACCAAAATATCAACACAAACATCAATACTGATCAGATGCCAAATAT TATCCGCGGTGATCACAAACTGTTTACGGACATCTCGAACAATTTCAACTCCTCGGAGGAGGAACTAACCTGGGAGGCTAATTCCGGCAGTgtggtggccaaaaactacatAGAAGGGGCCCGAGTGAATGATAAATTCATGCGGACGCAACTCAAGCTCAAGCCCAGTGAATTCGATCAGTACCAGGTGACCAAGGAGACGATCATTACGTTTTGCATCAAGGAATTCCGAGCATTTCTGCTTTTTGCCGAGTGCCTAAACGCTTCGCTGACCCTGGAGTTCGACGAGGCGGGAATGCCTTTTCTGCTGAAGATCAAGAAGCATGGCGAGATTGAGTGCCTGCTGATCATGTCGACACTATCGCCCGATGATGTCAGCTTTTCGGAGGATTACTGTCAAAGGGATTTGACTGTGCAGGATTCCGATGTGCAAGAAACGGCATCGAAGCGAAAGAGCAGTGCAAATAAAAGCAGCAAACGCAAGAGCAGTTCTTCGGAAGCGGCTGCAGTGCAGCCGAAGCGGAGATTGGAGGAGAGCCAGTTGGAAACGAGCCTCGAATCGCCGCTGTTTCCGTTCCGCCACTCGGAGGCGCCTTCCGTTCAACAGCCTCGCAACCTAGCCGAGGTGGACACGGTGGTTTTGATCGAAGACGAGGCGGAACAGGAGGCCCTTATGCTGGCAGCTGCAGATGCCGCCTTGGAGGCCAGCATGGCACCTGCTCCGCCGCCTGCCAACAGCACGGAGCTTTGCTTCATCAACACGGACAATTCGAGGGAGGGTAAACCGCCGGAATCGTCTTCAGATGAGGGTGAAACCATTCCACAGTCACCGGAACGGCCGAACAAGATGCGAACCATCTTCTCGAGGTGCTTTCAGAGCACCTACGTTCCGCGGGAGCCGTCGCCAAATACCCAGATATATGCGCCCAATTCCGACACAGAGGATTAG
- the Rad9 gene encoding cell cycle checkpoint control protein RAD9A isoform X1, with the protein MKYTLEGSNARVIAKAVQSLSKVGKEMFIEIDQQSLQMRAINATQSAVGSISFKRSMFEVFEPPISDFYCKISMKGCLAVFRNMNEVEYCELNILDNQTNLQVNLRCKLETTKEATISIIDDQNINTNINTDQMPNIIRGDHKLFTDISNNFNSSEEELTWEANSGSVVAKNYIEGARVNDKFMRTQLKLKPSEFDQYQVTKETIITFCIKEFRAFLLFAECLNASLTLEFDEAGMPFLLKIKKHGEIECLLIMSTLSPDDVSFSEDYCQRDLTVQDSDVQETASKRKSSANKSSKRKSSSSEAAAVQPKRRLEESQLETSLESPLFPFRHSEAPSVQQPRNLAEVDTVVLIEDEAEQEALMLAAADAALEASMAPAPPPANSTELCFINTDNSREGKPPESSSDEGETIPQSPERPNKMRTIFSRCFQSTYVPREPSPNTQIYAPNSDTED; encoded by the exons ATGAAATACACTTTAGAGGGCAGCAATGCAAGGG TCATTGCCAAAGCCGTACAATCGCTGTCCAAGGTGGGCAAGGAAATGTTCATCGAGATTGATCAGCAGTCCTTGCAAATGAGGGCTATAAACGCCACTCAGTCGGCGGTGGGCAGCATCTCCTTTAAAAGGTCCATGTTTGAGGTCTTCGAACCGCCGATCTCGGATTTCTACTGCAAGATATCTATGAAGGGATGTTTGGCAGTATTCCGCAACATGAACGAG GTGGAGTACTGCGAACTCAATATACTGGACAATCAGACCAACCTACAGGTGAACCTCCGCTGCAAGCTGGAGACCACAAAGGAGGCGACCATATCCATCATAGATGACCAAAATATCAACACAAACATCAATACTGATCAGATGCCAAATAT TATCCGCGGTGATCACAAACTGTTTACGGACATCTCGAACAATTTCAACTCCTCGGAGGAGGAACTAACCTGGGAGGCTAATTCCGGCAGTgtggtggccaaaaactacatAGAAGGGGCCCGAGTGAATGATAAATTCATGCGGACGCAACTCAAGCTCAAGCCCAGTGAATTCGATCAGTACCAGGTGACCAAGGAGACGATCATTACGTTTTGCATCAAGGAATTCCGAGCATTTCTGCTTTTTGCCGAGTGCCTAAACGCTTCGCTGACCCTGGAGTTCGACGAGGCGGGAATGCCTTTTCTGCTGAAGATCAAGAAGCATGGCGAGATTGAGTGCCTGCTGATCATGTCGACACTATCGCCCGATGATGTCAGCTTTTCGGAGGATTACTGTCAAAGGGATTTGACTGTGCAGGATTCCGATGTGCAAGAAACGGCATCGAAGCGAAAGAGCAGTGCAAATAAAAGCAGCAAACGCAAGAGCAGTTCTTCGGAAGCGGCTGCAGTGCAGCCGAAGCGGAGATTGGAGGAGAGCCAGTTGGAAACGAGCCTCGAATCGCCGCTGTTTCCGTTCCGCCACTCGGAGGCGCCTTCCGTTCAACAGCCTCGCAACCTAGCCGAGGTGGACACGGTGGTTTTGATCGAAGACGAGGCGGAACAGGAGGCCCTTATGCTGGCAGCTGCAGATGCCGCCTTGGAGGCCAGCATGGCACCTGCTCCGCCGCCTGCCAACAGCACGGAGCTTTGCTTCATCAACACGGACAATTCGAGGGAGGGTAAACCGCCGGAATCGTCTTCAGATGAGGGTGAAACCATTCCACAGTCACCGGAACGGCCGAACAAGATGCGAACCATCTTCTCGAGGTGCTTTCAGAGCACCTACGTTCCGCGGGAGCCGTCGCCAAATACCCAGATATATGCGCCCAATTCCGACACAGAGGATTAG